The Seleniivibrio woodruffii genome window below encodes:
- a CDS encoding NuoB/complex I 20 kDa subunit family protein: MGLIDRKLPDNVLTTTVDSVINYCRKGSIWPMTFGLACCAIEMMACGAAKFDFDRMGIIFRATPRQSDLMLVAGTVTRKMAPVVRKVYLQMPEPKWVIAIGSCATSGGIYNTYSTVQGVDEVVPVDFYVPGCPPRPEAFFDAIVALQQKIMTEKVVRK; this comes from the coding sequence ATGGGCTTAATTGACAGAAAATTACCCGACAACGTGCTTACTACGACAGTTGACAGCGTTATCAACTATTGTAGAAAAGGCTCCATCTGGCCGATGACTTTTGGTCTTGCCTGCTGCGCTATCGAGATGATGGCCTGCGGTGCGGCCAAGTTCGACTTTGACAGGATGGGTATCATTTTCCGTGCTACTCCCCGTCAGTCCGACCTGATGCTTGTAGCTGGAACCGTTACCAGAAAAATGGCGCCTGTCGTCAGAAAGGTGTATCTCCAGATGCCGGAACCCAAATGGGTCATCGCCATCGGAAGCTGCGCAACCAGCGGCGGCATCTACAACACCTATTCAACAGTTCAGGGTGTTGACGAGGTTGTGCCGGTGGATTTCTATGTTCCCGGTTGTCCCCCCAGACCCGAGGCTTTCTTCGATGCCATTGTTGCTCTCCAGCAAAAAATCATGACTGAAAAAGTCGTAAGAAAGTAA
- a CDS encoding NADH-quinone oxidoreductase subunit A: protein MSGYLPIVLFLLVAGALGVIVMFVGAIVRPKKYEKVKFSVYECGMPSLDENRKRLNVRFYIIAMLFVIFDVETVFLYPWAVAFDMIGLFGLIEMILFIVILVFGYFYAWQKGALEWA, encoded by the coding sequence ATGAGTGGATATTTGCCTATAGTGCTTTTCCTTCTTGTGGCCGGTGCGCTCGGCGTGATTGTTATGTTCGTTGGAGCGATTGTCCGCCCTAAGAAATACGAAAAGGTCAAATTCAGCGTATATGAGTGCGGAATGCCCTCGCTGGATGAGAACAGGAAGCGTCTGAACGTAAGGTTCTACATAATCGCTATGCTGTTCGTTATTTTTGATGTGGAGACAGTGTTTCTCTATCCCTGGGCCGTAGCCTTTGACATGATCGGGCTGTTCGGTCTCATCGAAATGATTCTGTTCATCGTAATCCTTGTCTTCGGCTATTTTTACGCATGGCAGAAAGGAGCGTTAGAATGGGCTTAA
- a CDS encoding RluA family pseudouridine synthase, translated as MKTINLKAEISGERLDAFIASNSDISRSHAEKLIADGQVTVNGSPREKKYKVKAGDDISVVIPPEKMPDMTPVEMNLKVVYECEHYAVIDKPAGVTVHPAHGTGADTIVNGLLHQFDIKDDNDVRPGIVHRLDKDTSGLLLVAKNREAREKLSRMFADRTVDKKYLAVCAGVPKKMNFIAEFPIGRSRKDRKKMAVEDGGKYAKSEITVLKLLKGAFLAEVKIYTGRTHQIRVHMSHLGYPLAGDCVYGNRISTAMPISRQALHSWHLSFIDPFDNTQKSFLSHIPEDMAALITILER; from the coding sequence GTGAAAACCATAAACCTGAAAGCGGAAATCTCCGGCGAAAGACTGGATGCGTTCATAGCGTCAAATTCGGATATCTCACGCTCCCATGCGGAGAAGCTGATAGCTGATGGGCAGGTCACAGTGAACGGTTCCCCCCGTGAGAAGAAGTATAAGGTGAAGGCGGGTGATGATATATCGGTAGTCATTCCGCCTGAGAAAATGCCGGATATGACCCCCGTGGAGATGAATCTTAAGGTTGTCTACGAGTGCGAGCACTATGCGGTCATAGACAAGCCCGCCGGAGTGACAGTGCATCCCGCACACGGAACCGGAGCCGACACCATTGTGAACGGACTGCTCCATCAGTTTGATATCAAAGACGATAACGACGTCAGGCCGGGCATTGTGCACAGGCTGGACAAGGATACGTCGGGTCTTCTGCTGGTGGCGAAGAACAGAGAGGCGAGGGAGAAACTGTCAAGGATGTTCGCTGATAGAACAGTGGATAAAAAATACCTTGCCGTCTGCGCAGGTGTTCCTAAAAAAATGAATTTTATAGCGGAATTTCCCATCGGAAGGAGCAGAAAAGACCGAAAAAAGATGGCTGTAGAGGATGGGGGCAAGTACGCTAAAAGTGAAATCACTGTTCTAAAATTGTTGAAAGGGGCGTTTCTGGCAGAGGTGAAAATATACACCGGACGCACTCATCAGATACGGGTTCACATGTCCCATCTGGGGTATCCTCTGGCAGGGGACTGCGTATATGGAAACAGAATTTCCACTGCGATGCCCATCAGCAGGCAGGCTCTGCATTCGTGGCATCTGTCCTTTATAGATCCTTTCGATAACACTCAGAAGTCTTTTCTATCGCACATTCCGGAGGATATGGCCGCTTTGATAACCATACTGGAACGGTAG
- a CDS encoding M48 family metallopeptidase encodes MFKVYYYGSNSSGRTEAYAEAAGSRLVIKNDEFQREYPLTEIKFRRGIGSAPSHMFFPDGSSCETFETEEVAAILKVLEYDTRETFVLMLERKWRYVLAALAFTVMLGAALFFYGVPLLAKAAAYALPAETNRMISKGTIDMLDKQLFKPTALTSERRRELDILLMKISEGLPRDLEYKLVFRTGGKLGSNAIALPDGNIIVTDELVHLAKNDNELASVFAHELGHIIHRHGLRTLLQNSVISAAAVFVTGDISSLTVGIPSFLMQAKYSRDFERDADSFAIERMKQLNMPVKSFADMLNRLSGERQGGKIPAYISTHPDTAERAKSIMKEAKKQ; translated from the coding sequence ATGTTTAAGGTATATTATTACGGTTCAAACAGCTCCGGCCGCACCGAGGCTTATGCCGAGGCAGCAGGCAGCAGACTGGTTATAAAGAATGATGAATTTCAACGGGAATATCCTCTGACTGAAATAAAATTCCGCAGAGGTATCGGCAGTGCGCCCAGTCACATGTTCTTTCCTGACGGCTCCTCCTGCGAAACCTTTGAAACTGAAGAGGTTGCCGCTATACTGAAAGTCCTGGAGTACGACACAAGGGAGACTTTCGTGCTGATGCTTGAAAGGAAATGGCGGTATGTGCTTGCGGCTCTGGCTTTCACCGTGATGCTGGGTGCTGCTCTCTTCTTTTATGGTGTTCCGCTGCTTGCCAAGGCGGCGGCATACGCTCTTCCGGCGGAGACCAACAGGATGATAAGCAAGGGCACGATAGATATGCTGGATAAACAGCTCTTCAAACCCACGGCTCTGACCTCCGAAAGGCGGCGTGAGCTTGACATACTGCTGATGAAGATATCCGAAGGTCTGCCGAGAGACCTTGAATATAAACTGGTGTTCCGTACGGGAGGAAAACTCGGCTCAAATGCCATCGCACTGCCGGACGGAAACATAATCGTAACGGACGAACTGGTGCATCTGGCAAAGAATGACAATGAACTTGCTTCGGTCTTTGCCCATGAACTGGGGCATATAATCCATCGCCACGGGTTGAGGACTCTGCTTCAGAACTCCGTCATTTCGGCGGCGGCAGTTTTTGTGACTGGCGACATTTCATCCCTGACGGTGGGCATCCCCTCGTTTCTGATGCAGGCGAAATATTCCCGTGATTTCGAAAGGGATGCGGACAGTTTTGCAATAGAGCGGATGAAACAGCTGAATATGCCGGTTAAAAGTTTTGCGGATATGCTGAACAGGCTGAGCGGCGAAAGGCAGGGCGGAAAGATCCCCGCCTATATCTCGACCCATCCGGACACTGCGGAACGTGCCAAAAGCATAATGAAAGAGGCAAAGAAGCAGTGA
- a CDS encoding YjgN family protein, which translates to MENTYNQYRFRFSGKGAEYFRIWSINILLTIVTFGIYSAWAKVRRKRYFYGCTTLDGSSFEYLADPKRILLSRVIVYGLYAAGAALANVSPVLGGVLIVAVFFVMPYIINKSLKFNAVNSCYRNVRFDFNSTYWKTFNVFILLGVLSALTLGLLFPYYMYRIKKHIVENSRYGLQHFSFNGGAGMFYTFYIMAAVLGGVLVLVGVGLSMMVPFVAIFIWIAAFSIVMAYIYVSQTNYVLDCMRLRDISFRSTMRTTDYMIINVTNYLAIVFTLGLLAPWAMVRTARYRLENISIQTTGNLDSFVGIQVNQVGALGEEFSDIFDVEMGL; encoded by the coding sequence ATGGAAAATACATACAACCAGTACCGATTCAGATTTTCAGGAAAAGGGGCGGAATATTTCAGGATATGGAGCATAAACATCCTGCTGACGATAGTTACCTTCGGAATCTATTCCGCATGGGCAAAGGTTCGCCGCAAAAGGTATTTTTACGGGTGCACCACTCTGGACGGCTCCAGTTTCGAATATCTGGCCGACCCTAAGCGGATCCTTCTGAGCAGGGTGATAGTATACGGCCTTTATGCGGCGGGTGCGGCTCTTGCGAACGTTTCCCCTGTGCTTGGCGGGGTTCTTATCGTGGCTGTTTTCTTCGTTATGCCTTACATTATAAATAAGTCGCTGAAATTTAATGCGGTGAACTCCTGCTATCGGAACGTGCGGTTCGATTTCAACTCTACCTACTGGAAAACCTTTAATGTATTTATCCTGCTCGGTGTCCTTTCGGCACTGACGCTGGGACTTCTTTTTCCTTATTACATGTACCGCATCAAAAAGCATATCGTTGAGAACAGCAGATACGGTCTCCAGCATTTCAGCTTCAACGGAGGCGCAGGTATGTTCTACACCTTTTATATAATGGCGGCGGTTCTTGGCGGAGTGCTGGTTCTCGTGGGCGTGGGGCTCAGCATGATGGTTCCCTTCGTTGCCATATTCATATGGATTGCGGCGTTCTCAATAGTAATGGCTTATATCTACGTTTCCCAGACCAACTACGTTCTGGACTGCATGCGTCTGCGTGACATCAGTTTCCGAAGCACCATGCGCACAACTGACTATATGATCATCAACGTGACAAACTACCTTGCAATAGTCTTTACCCTCGGTCTGCTTGCTCCATGGGCAATGGTGCGCACGGCAAGATACAGGCTTGAGAATATCTCCATTCAGACGACCGGAAATCTTGATTCCTTTGTGGGTATTCAGGTGAATCAGGTCGGTGCTCTGGGCGAGGAGTTCAGCGATATATTCGATGTGGAAATGGGGCTCTGA
- the rpsF gene encoding 30S ribosomal protein S6 yields the protein MNTYETVFIVRPDLQQEEIEKELEFFKNNIEQNGGKIIKVEPWGRVTMAYAIENYAEGYYFLIQFEASFEYPEELTKRFRYNENVLRFVVVAIDDKKFKLNPRKDTGAKRYVKKPGARKPREGEEGEEFAPEAGEEFAAGEETTEDSAE from the coding sequence ATGAACACTTACGAAACCGTATTCATCGTCCGCCCTGATCTCCAGCAGGAAGAGATCGAGAAAGAGCTTGAGTTCTTTAAGAACAACATCGAGCAGAACGGCGGCAAAATCATCAAAGTTGAGCCCTGGGGCAGAGTTACTATGGCATACGCCATCGAAAACTACGCTGAAGGCTACTACTTCCTTATCCAGTTCGAGGCATCTTTCGAATATCCCGAAGAGCTTACCAAGCGTTTCCGTTACAACGAAAACGTGCTCAGATTCGTTGTTGTTGCCATCGACGACAAGAAATTCAAACTGAACCCCAGAAAAGACACAGGCGCAAAACGCTACGTCAAGAAACCCGGCGCAAGAAAGCCCCGTGAGGGTGAAGAGGGCGAAGAGTTCGCTCCCGAAGCCGGCGAAGAGTTCGCAGCAGGCGAAGAAACAACCGAAGACTCAGCGGAATAA
- the ssb gene encoding single-stranded DNA-binding protein — protein MGFLNKVMLLGNVTRNPEVRFIPGRDLPVAKFGLAVTTRKTKDKEETCFIDITVFGKTAEMCGEYVTKGMPLLVEGRLQYSTWETDGQKRSKHEVVAENIQFVSRKDKSDYGSGNAFDEPVSGSLDEDDIPF, from the coding sequence ATGGGTTTCCTTAATAAAGTCATGCTTCTCGGCAATGTTACACGCAACCCCGAAGTTCGGTTCATCCCGGGACGTGACCTGCCCGTGGCCAAATTCGGCCTGGCAGTCACAACAAGGAAAACAAAAGACAAGGAAGAAACCTGTTTCATCGACATCACGGTTTTCGGCAAAACAGCCGAAATGTGCGGCGAATATGTCACTAAAGGCATGCCGCTGCTCGTCGAGGGCAGGCTTCAGTACAGCACGTGGGAAACTGACGGCCAGAAGCGTTCCAAGCATGAGGTGGTCGCCGAAAACATCCAGTTTGTATCCAGAAAGGACAAATCGGATTACGGCTCAGGAAACGCTTTCGATGAACCCGTATCAGGTTCTCTCGATGAAGATGATATCCCATTTTAA
- the rpsR gene encoding 30S ribosomal protein S18, translating to MAVVRRKFQRRKVCKFCTEAIDIDYKDVKLLRQYVTERGKIMPRRLTGTCAKHQRALSIAVKTARVIALLPFSLNR from the coding sequence ATGGCTGTTGTTAGACGCAAGTTCCAGCGCAGAAAAGTTTGCAAATTCTGCACAGAAGCTATAGATATCGATTACAAAGATGTAAAGCTGCTCCGCCAGTATGTAACTGAGCGCGGCAAAATTATGCCCCGCAGACTTACAGGCACATGTGCAAAACACCAGAGAGCTCTTTCCATAGCTGTTAAGACTGCCAGAGTGATCGCTCTGCTGCCTTTCAGCCTCAATAGATAA
- a CDS encoding DUF2232 domain-containing protein translates to MTQVILFPITSVLLYGLMAYMPQFGIVGAVFSPLLLLLYLNHEKRSKYSDLMLVSAVGLMAGISYMLPLIYIATVAFCALFIFMYMKKGHLEIWLPVSAAPLLIFTGMAIMIYGLPEYRKELTDFAEKGMLNFINAVKESKNPMADDPYFLAVANQSRMAAESMVLAFPAINYAFAALCTHIAMSLYSKLKKIELPKFRLPDNLVWLLILGFALVFVNQKYIKHGGLNLIIMMLTLYAFQGFDVVNHWFTRFKFPSFLKALIFVFIFAEPPFIIFIALLGLFSVWFNLYGRQENNKEQTPSD, encoded by the coding sequence ATGACACAGGTTATTCTATTTCCAATCACTTCAGTTTTACTCTACGGTCTGATGGCCTACATGCCGCAGTTCGGCATTGTCGGCGCAGTTTTCAGCCCTCTTCTTCTGCTTTTATATCTCAACCATGAGAAAAGGAGCAAATACTCCGACCTGATGCTGGTTTCAGCAGTGGGGCTGATGGCAGGGATAAGCTATATGCTCCCCCTCATCTACATAGCCACGGTGGCCTTCTGTGCCCTGTTCATTTTTATGTACATGAAGAAAGGGCACCTTGAAATCTGGCTGCCGGTCTCGGCGGCTCCGCTTCTCATCTTCACAGGGATGGCCATAATGATCTACGGCCTGCCCGAATACAGAAAAGAACTTACCGACTTTGCCGAAAAAGGCATGCTTAATTTCATAAATGCAGTAAAAGAATCCAAGAACCCCATGGCTGATGATCCCTATTTCCTTGCGGTGGCAAACCAGAGCAGAATGGCCGCCGAGTCAATGGTGCTGGCGTTTCCGGCGATAAACTATGCGTTCGCCGCCCTGTGCACCCACATAGCCATGAGCCTCTACTCAAAGCTGAAAAAGATAGAGCTGCCCAAGTTCCGTCTCCCCGACAATCTCGTGTGGCTGCTTATCCTCGGTTTTGCCCTTGTGTTTGTTAATCAGAAATACATAAAGCACGGCGGGCTGAACCTTATCATAATGATGCTGACCCTTTATGCTTTTCAGGGGTTTGATGTTGTGAACCACTGGTTTACAAGATTCAAGTTCCCCTCCTTCCTCAAAGCTCTCATATTTGTCTTTATATTTGCCGAGCCTCCGTTTATAATTTTCATAGCCCTGCTTGGGCTTTTCAGTGTCTGGTTCAATCTCTACGGCAGACAGGAGAATAACAAGGAGCAGACGCCATCAGACTGA